Proteins found in one Aspergillus chevalieri M1 DNA, chromosome 2, nearly complete sequence genomic segment:
- a CDS encoding SANT/Myb-like DNA-binding domain-containing protein (COG:S;~EggNog:ENOG410Q22G;~InterPro:IPR001005,IPR009057,IPR017930), producing MLPSREDSFTILHSQFMSAPLDDCLQFLSWLFEGALPRCISSFSPTACEERDALAISHSSTPHETEQNQRDCRKAARGGSRKKTPWSTEEAEFLLNLKKDKSRSWSEVARLFLEHYPGRTPGVIQVHWSTILNRKAD from the coding sequence ATGttgccatccagggaggattCATTCACCATCCTTCATTCTCAATTCATGTCTGCCCCGCTTGACGATTGTTTGCAATTCCTTTCTTGGCTATTTGAAGGTGCTCTACCACGTTGCATATCTAGCTTTTCACCGACAGCATGTGAAGAGCGAGATGCGCTGGCAATAAGTCACTCAAGTACCCCTCATGAGACTGAACAAAATCAGCGTGATTGCAGGAAGGCCGCCCGAGGAGGctcaagaaagaaaacgCCATGGTCCACAGAAGAGGCAGAATTTCTACTGAATCTGAAGAAAGACAAGAGTCGGTCTTGGTCAGAGGTTGCAAGGTTATTCTTGGAGCACTATCCAGGGAGGACTCCAGGCGTGATACAGGTACACTGGAGCACGATTCTCAACAGGAAAGCAGATTAA